Genomic segment of Ignavibacteriales bacterium:
TTGAAGTCGATTGAGCGTGATAAAAAAAAATATTTTATTATCTCATATTTCTTAATATTCATCGGATGGCTAATTTATGATATGGTCGGATTTTTATCAATCTTTAATATATTGATGGGAACTCTTCTAACCTCAGGCACTAGTTTTTCTTTCAAATCGATATTCAGAAAGTTTCTGAAATATGGAACCCCATTATTTACTATCGGAGTCGTAATTCTTTTATTTCAGAAAATTCTAACTCCCCTACTCGGAGGTGCAAACATGTCCCGGGTAGAAATTAATATTAACACATTGCGACTATTACCATTTTTTGTCGGCGATTATGTTTTTACGCTGCTTATTCAGTTCCCATTATTTTTAATCTCTACAGTGTTTTATCTGCCGCCGATTATTTATGATGTAATGGTTATTATCCCGGTGCTAATCCTGGTTACTTTGTTTCTTCTTTTATTTTTTTTCGAACAAGATGGAAGAGGATTAGATTTGAACTATAAAACGGGATTTCTTATTGCATCATTTTTCATGATCTTTTTCTTGAATGGACTGTTGTTTGCTGTTGCTCAAAATCGAATTGAAATAGGGGGATATAACAATAGGAACCTCCTAGAAGTTTGGATTCTTTTAAGTATCAGTCTCGCTATTATTGCATCCCGATTATCAAGATCAAGATTATTATTTATGTTTCCTTTGATTTTTCTTTTAATGATAAGTTTTATTATTCAGGTTAATCATCGCGGTAAAGCTTATCAATATCAATTGAAGATAACAAAAGACTGTGTCGAAAAAGTGTCTTCTAATAAAATCTTTACTAAGGGTGATATAATAGTTGGCAATATTCCCAAATTCTTAACAGAAAATTACAATAATGAACTAATTTTTGGATCACCTTGGGATTGGGGTTCGGCAATCAATATATACAGTAAAGGTAACATTGGGGGAGGAATTCCAATCACGAGTGAAGGATATTTCAGAAAAGAAGATCCTTTCACCGCCGAATTGCTGGACAAGAAAAAAATAGATGTCTGCCAAGATACTTTAATATATGACGATTGGTTAAAGACAGAGATTAATAAGATTTGGTATTATGAATATGACATAAAATCAGGTAGATCGCAATTATTTAAATTTGGAAGTAAAGATAATGTAAATAAAATATTATTTGAAGAAAACCGTTCCCATAAAATTAATGTTTTCACAAAACCTTTTTATGAGAGAATTAAACAGCCAATCGCAAATTTTGTTGTCAAAAACTTTTTGAAGAAAGAAACAATTTTGCCGGGTAAAAAAAAGTGATTTCTCGAAAGACATATAGTATTTATTTAGATTTATACATCTACCTTTTAGGGTTTCGATCTTAGCTGTAGTTGAAAAGTAACAATTGTTATATAATTTTGGAGCAATAATATGAGTATGGTTATTGGTAATGGAATTATTGCAAATCGTTTTATTGATTACGCTTTGCAGTCACGTTATCTGATTTTTGTGGGTAATGTTCATGATTCGACTACTTGTGACGAAATAGCAATTCGTAATGAGGAAGAGGGGCTTAAAAATGCATTACTAAACAATCAATCGTCTGTTTTTGTTTATTTTAGTCAATGCAGCATTCTTGATCCAAACAAAGCTAATTCTCTTTATGTAATGCACAAGTTTCGTATGGAGAAGTTGATTCAAAATTCTCCAAATGAATACCACATATTTAGGTTACCGCAATTGTTTGGATTATCAAATGAAAAAACAAGCTTAGTCAACTACCTGGTGGATGCTATTGTTGAAGGTAGGAGTTTTGATCTTTGGCGGAATGTCGAAAAAAATCTAATTGATATTGATGACGTGCATCTCATTGTTGATTATATTCTCACTAAAAAAATATATTCTAATCGAATTATTAATATCGCAAGTCCATATAATACTCCTATACTTGAGCTAGTCCAATGTATGGAAAGTTATTTTGGTCATAATGCAAAGTATAGTGCAGTAGACAAAGGAACAAGTTACAAGATTGATATTTCTGAAACGCTAGAGATTATAACTAAGTTAAATATTAACTTTAAGCAAGGCTATATACTTAAAGCGATCAACAAATATTTCCGTCATTTAATTAATAAGCCGTTGCTTTTATCGGTTATAGTGCCTACATATAACGAAGAACATGGTATAGAGGAATTCTACAGACGAACTAAGGTTGTGCTTAAAACTTTAGAACCTAGATTTGATCATGAAATTATTTTTGTCAATGACTTTAGCACCGATAACACTTACAATAAACTTCAAGCTCTAGCTGAAATTGATCATAATATCAAATTAATCAATTTCTCGCGTAATTTTGGTTACCAGATTGCAATTACTGCCGGCATTGACTTTTCACGTGGTGATGTTGCTGTCATTATTGATGATGATTTAGAAGATCCACCCGAGGTGATGCTTAATTTTATTGCAATGTGGAGTGCTGGATTCAAGGTTGTCTATGGTGTGCGTCCTAAAAGACAAGGCGTTAATGTATTTTTTAAGTTATTAGCTAAGATTTACTATCGTCTCATTAATATATTAAGTGAAACTAAAATACCAAACGATACTGGCGACTTTCGCTTAATCGATAGGTTGGTGATTGATAAGTTAAAATTGATGAGAGAAGGAAATCGTTATTATCGAGGGATGGTAGCCTGGGTTGGCTTTTCTCAGATCGGTTGTACTTATGAGCGAGATAAAAGATATGCTGGTAAGTCTACTTTTTCATTTAAAAAATATATTAATTTTGCACTACAAGGGCTAACATCATTTACTGACAAGCCTTTATACTTTGCCAGTTTGTTAGGATTTTTAATTGCAGGAATTGGATTTTTATATGCAATACGCCTAGTAATTTCGAAAATAATAGATCCCTCTTTCGCTATTTCTGGATGGACTTCACTTGTGGTCATAGTGTTGTTTCTTGGCGGAATGCAGCTTTTGTCCATTGGCATTATTGGAATATATATTGGCAAGATATATCAAGAAGTTAAGGGTAGACCTTTATATATTATTGACAAAACCACTAATCTAAATGAATAACTTGTTCTGTTAGCTACAACAGCATTTAATTTAAGAAAGTGGATGCGTAAACTGAAAAATTTTTTTTGACTTATTTTATAAAATTTTGAATTAGACATTTTTAAATTATTGGAGCCGGTTTTTTTCAAATCAAAAGTTCAGAATGCTTTTTTCGCGGTTGACCAATTAAAAGGTGAATTAGTCCTAAATTAAAAATTAGTCGCTCAATAGGTTTTTGGGTAATATCATTTTTAAGGTGTATTTTTAATTGCACTTGCATAATAGGAGAATATCTGGGAGATGGTATTCATTATCAAGCAATAAATTTTAGTGGTTTGGTATTAAAATCAAAATAACGTAAAAACTATTATAAATATACTATAGGATACCAATTTGGAAAGTCTTCTATGCAAAGTTTGTAATTCTACTACCCAAAGTAAATATGGTCTCAATAATATCACAATTTATAAATGCGCTAATTGTGGCCATTATTATTCCTTGCACCCTATAATTTCTGATGATATCTATACAAAAGAATATTTTAATGAAAAACATAAAAATTGGTTTGCTCATCCAGACACAAAACTTTTTGATTTTATAGTAGACCATATAACTGCAAGATGCTCTTATGATGTTAGAATACTTGATGTTGGATGTGGTAATGGTAATTTATTGAGGTATCTAAAATTAAAAGGATTTACTAATCTGTTTGGACTTGATTTATATGATAACAAAATACCTGGTATTACTTTTTATAATGAAAAAATTGAAGATTTTATCTGTAATCAAAAATACGAAGTTATTGTAACAGTAATGACAATTGAACACATTGATAATGTTCAGCAATTTTTTAAGAAAATTCGCGACCTAAGCACACCAAACACAATCTTAATAATTAATACAATTGATAGTAGTAGTTTAATCTATGGTTTAGCAAAATATCTGAAGTACTTGGGTATTGAAACCCTTTTCAAAAGATTATACGATGTTCATCATTTAAACCATTTTTCGGAAAAGTCGTTAAAATATCTTTGCCAAGCTAATGGATTTAAAATTGAAAAATTATTAAAAAAG
This window contains:
- a CDS encoding glycosyltransferase, with product MSMVIGNGIIANRFIDYALQSRYLIFVGNVHDSTTCDEIAIRNEEEGLKNALLNNQSSVFVYFSQCSILDPNKANSLYVMHKFRMEKLIQNSPNEYHIFRLPQLFGLSNEKTSLVNYLVDAIVEGRSFDLWRNVEKNLIDIDDVHLIVDYILTKKIYSNRIINIASPYNTPILELVQCMESYFGHNAKYSAVDKGTSYKIDISETLEIITKLNINFKQGYILKAINKYFRHLINKPLLLSVIVPTYNEEHGIEEFYRRTKVVLKTLEPRFDHEIIFVNDFSTDNTYNKLQALAEIDHNIKLINFSRNFGYQIAITAGIDFSRGDVAVIIDDDLEDPPEVMLNFIAMWSAGFKVVYGVRPKRQGVNVFFKLLAKIYYRLINILSETKIPNDTGDFRLIDRLVIDKLKLMREGNRYYRGMVAWVGFSQIGCTYERDKRYAGKSTFSFKKYINFALQGLTSFTDKPLYFASLLGFLIAGIGFLYAIRLVISKIIDPSFAISGWTSLVVIVLFLGGMQLLSIGIIGIYIGKIYQEVKGRPLYIIDKTTNLNE
- a CDS encoding class I SAM-dependent methyltransferase; its protein translation is MESLLCKVCNSTTQSKYGLNNITIYKCANCGHYYSLHPIISDDIYTKEYFNEKHKNWFAHPDTKLFDFIVDHITARCSYDVRILDVGCGNGNLLRYLKLKGFTNLFGLDLYDNKIPGITFYNEKIEDFICNQKYEVIVTVMTIEHIDNVQQFFKKIRDLSTPNTILIINTIDSSSLIYGLAKYLKYLGIETLFKRLYDVHHLNHFSEKSLKYLCQANGFKIEKLLKKNYPLKSIDLSPKILIIMVAFLNLMSTLFNKEISQVLFLSNCVSPNSTGKKS